One genomic window of Gallaecimonas sp. GXIMD4217 includes the following:
- the carA gene encoding glutamine-hydrolyzing carbamoyl-phosphate synthase small subunit translates to MSQPALLVLGDGTVFKGTSIGAPGKTVGEVVFNTSMTGYQEILTDPSYSQQIVTLTYPHIGNTGTNAEDEESSTIWAKGLVIRDLPLVASNFRNTQSLSDYLKANNIVAIADIDTRKLTRILREKGAQNGCIITGDANVADAEALIRDFPGLKGMDLAKVVCTKEAYSWTAGSWQLGEGHKVYGDDHFKYHVVAYDFGVKRNILRMLADRGCKLTVVPAETPASTVLAMNPDGIFLSNGPGDPEPCTYAIEAIQAFLETDIPVFGICLGHQLLALASGAKTVKMKFGHHGGNHPVKDLDRDVVMITAQNHGFAVDEDSLPANLRATHKSLFDASLQGIHRTDKPAFSFQGHPEASPGPHDAAPLFDHFIELMSERG, encoded by the coding sequence TTGAGTCAGCCAGCACTCTTGGTTCTTGGGGATGGAACCGTCTTCAAAGGTACGTCGATCGGCGCACCGGGAAAGACGGTCGGTGAAGTGGTTTTTAATACGTCTATGACGGGTTATCAAGAAATTCTCACCGATCCTTCCTATTCTCAACAGATTGTTACTCTCACCTATCCCCACATTGGCAATACCGGCACCAACGCCGAAGACGAAGAATCCTCCACCATCTGGGCCAAGGGCCTGGTGATCCGCGACCTTCCCCTGGTTGCCTCCAATTTCCGTAATACCCAGTCCCTGTCGGACTACCTCAAGGCCAACAACATCGTGGCCATCGCCGACATCGATACCCGCAAGCTGACCCGCATCCTCCGTGAGAAGGGCGCCCAGAACGGCTGTATCATCACGGGCGACGCCAACGTGGCCGACGCCGAGGCGCTGATCCGCGACTTCCCCGGCCTCAAGGGCATGGATCTGGCCAAGGTGGTCTGCACCAAGGAAGCCTACAGCTGGACCGCCGGCAGCTGGCAGCTGGGCGAAGGCCACAAGGTCTATGGCGACGACCACTTCAAGTACCACGTGGTGGCCTACGACTTCGGCGTCAAGCGCAACATACTGCGCATGCTGGCCGACCGCGGCTGCAAGCTGACCGTGGTGCCGGCCGAGACCCCGGCCAGCACCGTGCTGGCCATGAATCCGGACGGCATCTTCCTGTCCAACGGTCCCGGCGACCCCGAGCCCTGCACCTACGCCATCGAGGCCATCCAGGCCTTCCTGGAAACCGATATCCCCGTATTCGGCATCTGCCTGGGGCACCAGCTGCTGGCCCTGGCCAGTGGCGCCAAGACCGTGAAGATGAAGTTCGGCCACCACGGCGGCAACCACCCGGTCAAGGATCTGGACCGGGACGTGGTGATGATCACCGCCCAGAACCACGGTTTCGCCGTGGACGAGGACAGCCTGCCGGCCAACCTGCGCGCCACCCACAAGTCGCTGTTCGACGCCAGCCTGCAGGGCATCCACCGCACCGACAAACCGGCGTTCTCCTTCCAGGGGCACCCGGAAGCCAGCCCGGGTCCGCACGACGCGGCGCCTCTTTTCGACCATTTCATCGAGCTGATGTCTGAGCGGGGATAA
- a CDS encoding M48 family metalloprotease: MDNGFRLYYLGMLLPGFKRAEVEKALQDRLRFSAAQATELLKGPKAVQKNITRDKAERLAASLESLGLAVKVMAPDEVLPQELDAPFQAPMAPVASQAKYGLGLLTTGTAVLLLPLLYLLLVVSLVATSLWLTLRGHTLFDWDGLFVFKAVFLVGLILTTVLLSLFMLKPWLVHHGEPQYKALKELEHPLLFRLVHNLCDHMGVPHPVEIRVDCEVNASAGFHQGLHGYRHNELVLTLGLPLVSGMTVTQLTEVLAHEFGHFAQRRGMLLYYLINKVNGWFADCAFREDDWDQRLGHWSQDDDHGWLAIPLQMARLGIGLNRALMKGLYLASHGLSQFLSRQMEYDADSHASRICGSALAKPNALLLRELSLAAARSHQLNHQAWANKVLLEDFPAAVVRNHQLLSDDDRADILVAMEKRQTRTWDSHPADLDRVRHAEALAEPGYFRLDKPAAGLFQDYARLCRFVTALDYALWGHRDIGKLTRPNDWVFSLCESQDRDDQRLARYHRGLYHPALLPDPAEPLPDELKGLDARALAERMDKRQAWLEESRDNYLQRLDGYRHAHVGSLALEVGFDVDHSEFELFSRDLGRHRQQFERWRSELRDAARPLREGNQLLVAKLRQDLRHCQGDDRQRALAHLKALKGFKDLEPALHELELGRHLLRSLAQWDSSAGSQEKFQHAYLRLREAATGDLNGLLRQADALPTAALDGKLLAFIQGWMNEPQQPLETLKEEAFLQHLEAATWAVRHQYQRHLAALVSLLSAAKASAPPSPAVAAAG, from the coding sequence ATGGATAACGGATTTCGCTTGTATTACCTGGGCATGCTGCTGCCCGGCTTCAAAAGGGCGGAGGTGGAAAAGGCCCTGCAGGACAGGCTCAGGTTCAGCGCCGCCCAGGCCACCGAACTGCTCAAGGGCCCCAAGGCGGTGCAGAAGAACATCACCAGGGACAAGGCCGAGCGCCTGGCCGCCAGCCTGGAGTCACTGGGCCTGGCAGTGAAGGTGATGGCCCCGGACGAGGTGCTGCCCCAGGAGCTCGATGCCCCCTTCCAGGCCCCCATGGCCCCCGTCGCCAGCCAGGCCAAATACGGCCTGGGCCTGCTGACCACCGGCACGGCGGTGCTGTTGCTGCCGCTGCTGTACCTGCTGCTGGTGGTGTCGCTGGTGGCCACCAGCCTGTGGCTGACGCTGCGCGGCCATACCCTGTTCGACTGGGATGGCCTGTTCGTTTTCAAGGCGGTATTCCTGGTCGGCCTGATCCTCACCACAGTCCTGCTCAGCCTGTTCATGCTCAAGCCCTGGCTGGTCCACCATGGCGAGCCCCAGTACAAGGCCCTCAAGGAACTGGAGCATCCACTGCTGTTTAGGCTGGTCCACAACCTCTGCGATCACATGGGTGTGCCCCACCCGGTGGAGATCCGGGTCGACTGCGAGGTCAATGCCTCGGCCGGCTTCCACCAGGGCCTGCACGGCTACCGCCACAACGAGCTGGTGCTGACCTTGGGCCTGCCCCTGGTCAGCGGCATGACGGTCACCCAGCTGACCGAGGTCCTGGCCCACGAGTTCGGCCATTTCGCCCAGCGCCGGGGCATGCTGCTCTATTACCTGATCAACAAGGTCAACGGCTGGTTCGCCGACTGCGCCTTCCGGGAGGACGACTGGGACCAGCGCCTTGGCCACTGGAGCCAGGACGACGACCACGGCTGGCTGGCGATACCCCTGCAGATGGCCAGGCTCGGCATCGGCCTCAACCGCGCTCTGATGAAGGGGCTGTACCTGGCCAGCCACGGCCTGAGCCAGTTCCTGTCCAGGCAGATGGAATACGACGCCGACAGCCACGCCAGCCGCATCTGCGGCAGCGCCCTGGCCAAGCCCAACGCCCTGCTGCTGCGGGAGCTGTCCCTGGCCGCCGCCCGCAGCCACCAGCTCAACCACCAGGCCTGGGCCAACAAGGTGCTGCTGGAAGACTTCCCCGCCGCCGTGGTGCGCAACCACCAGCTGCTCAGCGATGACGACAGGGCCGACATCCTGGTGGCCATGGAAAAGCGCCAGACCCGCACCTGGGACTCCCACCCGGCGGACCTGGACAGGGTCCGCCATGCCGAGGCCCTGGCCGAACCCGGCTATTTCCGCCTGGACAAGCCGGCCGCCGGCCTGTTCCAGGACTACGCCAGGCTGTGCCGCTTCGTCACCGCCCTGGACTACGCGCTCTGGGGCCACAGGGACATCGGCAAGCTGACCCGGCCCAACGACTGGGTGTTCAGCCTCTGCGAAAGCCAGGACAGGGACGACCAGCGCCTGGCCCGCTACCACCGCGGCCTCTACCACCCTGCCCTGCTGCCGGATCCGGCCGAGCCGCTGCCGGACGAGCTCAAGGGCCTGGACGCCAGGGCCCTGGCCGAGCGCATGGACAAGCGCCAGGCCTGGCTGGAAGAGAGCCGCGACAACTACCTGCAGCGCCTGGACGGCTACCGGCACGCCCATGTGGGCAGCCTGGCCCTGGAGGTGGGGTTCGACGTGGATCACAGCGAATTCGAGCTGTTCTCGCGGGATCTCGGCAGGCACCGCCAGCAGTTCGAGCGCTGGCGCAGCGAGCTTCGGGACGCGGCCAGGCCGCTCAGGGAGGGTAACCAGTTGCTGGTGGCCAAGCTGCGCCAGGATCTGCGCCACTGCCAGGGCGACGACCGCCAGCGGGCCCTGGCCCATCTCAAGGCGTTGAAGGGCTTCAAGGATCTGGAGCCGGCCCTGCACGAGCTGGAGCTGGGCCGCCACCTGCTGCGGTCCCTGGCCCAGTGGGACAGCAGCGCCGGCTCACAAGAAAAATTCCAGCATGCCTACCTGAGGCTGAGGGAAGCCGCCACCGGCGACCTGAACGGCCTGCTCAGGCAGGCGGACGCCCTGCCGACGGCGGCCCTGGACGGCAAGCTGCTGGCCTTCATCCAGGGCTGGATGAACGAACCGCAGCAGCCCCTGGAAACGCTGAAGGAAGAGGCCTTCCTTCAGCATCTGGAGGCGGCCACCTGGGCCGTGCGCCACCAATACCAGCGGCACCTGGCCGCCCTGGTGTCCCTGCTCAGCGCGGCGAAAGCCTCAGCACCGCCGAGCCCAGCGGTGGCAGCCGCAGGCTGA